In the Burkholderia cenocepacia genome, one interval contains:
- the pnuC gene encoding nicotinamide riboside transporter PnuC, with amino-acid sequence MSPLEIAGVIVSALAIWLTAKRRMLCWPVGLASVALYGWIFFDAKLYSDMLLQGAFAVLQVYGWQRWLAQRASEADGSADGGAAPAGDVAPVTGVRPLRMLPDLIAAVIGSALLGGMMARWTDAALPFVDASLTAFSLVAQYWTARRYIASWGLWIVVNVVYVGMFVFKELYLTAGLYALFIGLAVVGWRDWSRTAAALRAAAGGPLASGGGAR; translated from the coding sequence ATGTCCCCACTCGAAATCGCCGGCGTGATCGTCAGCGCGCTCGCGATCTGGTTGACCGCGAAACGGCGCATGCTGTGCTGGCCGGTCGGCCTCGCGTCGGTCGCGCTGTACGGCTGGATCTTCTTCGACGCGAAGCTGTACTCGGACATGCTGCTGCAGGGCGCGTTCGCGGTGCTCCAGGTGTACGGCTGGCAGCGCTGGCTCGCGCAGCGCGCGAGCGAGGCCGACGGTAGTGCCGACGGCGGGGCTGCGCCAGCCGGCGACGTCGCGCCCGTGACCGGCGTGCGGCCGCTCAGGATGCTGCCCGACCTGATCGCGGCAGTCATCGGCAGTGCGCTGCTCGGCGGGATGATGGCGCGGTGGACCGATGCGGCGCTGCCGTTCGTCGACGCGTCGCTGACCGCGTTCAGCCTCGTCGCCCAATACTGGACCGCGCGGCGCTACATCGCGTCGTGGGGGCTGTGGATCGTCGTGAACGTCGTGTACGTCGGGATGTTCGTGTTCAAGGAACTGTATCTGACGGCCGGGCTCTATGCGCTGTTCATCGGGCTGGCCGTCGTCGGCTGGCGCGACTGGAGCCGCACGGCCGCCGCATTGCGCGCGGCCGCGGGCGGCCCGCTCGCATCGGGCGGCGGCGCGCGCTGA
- a CDS encoding phosphotransferase enzyme family protein, translating to MSFPLEPDGPLSRDVAPPQFGVDGEQAERDWPLITHDEVAAVLARIDGAGEPVRLTWHSPRQFAAAVLVRMADGRGLFVKRHHASLRDVAGLEEEHRFIAHLRERGVPVVDVLADRNGATAFASGEWTYEVHVLAPGVDSYRGVMSWQPFTHPSHAYAAGRALAELHRASAGYDAPARPVRTLLSSFRVLSSTDLGGALERWVDAQPLLVRALGSRDWRGDVADAIGPYHARLVPLLPALPPLWTHGDWHASNLLWTDAGPGAQVRTVLDFGLSDRTCAVMDLALAIERNTVDWMAPADARRVEYDQIDALLDGYESLEPLSDDAYAALVALLPIVHTEFALSEVAYFGCIIDAPAIVDIAYDGYLIGHARWFGERDGRQLLDWLVQRRREKQRTS from the coding sequence ATGTCATTTCCCCTCGAGCCGGACGGCCCCCTGTCGCGCGACGTCGCCCCGCCGCAATTCGGCGTGGACGGCGAGCAGGCCGAACGCGACTGGCCGCTGATCACGCACGACGAGGTGGCAGCCGTACTCGCGCGGATCGACGGCGCGGGCGAGCCGGTGCGGCTGACGTGGCACAGCCCGCGGCAGTTCGCGGCAGCGGTGCTGGTGCGGATGGCGGACGGGCGCGGGTTGTTCGTCAAGCGTCATCACGCGAGCCTGCGCGATGTCGCGGGGCTCGAGGAAGAGCATCGCTTCATCGCGCATTTGCGTGAGCGCGGCGTGCCGGTGGTGGACGTGCTGGCCGATCGCAACGGTGCGACCGCGTTTGCGTCCGGCGAGTGGACGTACGAGGTGCACGTGCTCGCGCCCGGCGTCGATTCGTATCGCGGCGTGATGTCGTGGCAGCCGTTCACGCATCCGTCGCATGCGTATGCGGCTGGCCGCGCGCTGGCCGAACTGCATCGCGCGTCGGCCGGCTACGATGCGCCTGCGCGCCCCGTGCGCACGCTGCTGTCGAGCTTTCGGGTGCTGTCGTCCACCGATCTGGGGGGCGCGCTCGAACGCTGGGTCGACGCGCAGCCGCTACTGGTGCGTGCACTCGGCTCGCGCGACTGGCGGGGCGACGTGGCCGACGCGATCGGCCCGTATCACGCGCGTCTCGTGCCGCTGCTGCCTGCGTTGCCGCCGCTGTGGACGCACGGCGACTGGCACGCGTCGAACCTGCTGTGGACCGATGCGGGGCCTGGTGCGCAGGTGCGCACCGTGCTCGATTTCGGCTTGTCGGACCGCACCTGCGCGGTGATGGATCTCGCGCTCGCGATCGAGCGCAATACGGTCGACTGGATGGCGCCGGCCGATGCACGGCGCGTGGAATACGACCAGATCGACGCGCTGCTCGACGGCTACGAATCGCTCGAACCGTTGAGCGACGACGCGTATGCGGCGCTGGTCGCGCTTTTGCCGATCGTGCATACGGAGTTCGCGCTGTCGGAAGTCGCGTATTTCGGCTGCATCATCGATGCGCCGGCGATTGTCGATATCGCGTACGACGGCTACCTGATCGGGCATGCGCGGTGGTTCGGCGAACGCGACGGGCGGCAGTTGCTCGATTGGCTCGTGCAGCGGCGGCGCGAGAAGCAACGCACGAGCTGA
- a CDS encoding TolC family protein: MLKLNLVAAIVFVMVATAHAQPSLTPGPGAAAASSATPIGAPPSDTLPASSLTLSDALAVAARNNPALRGARADVDASAGALMQAGARPNPEVSFLQEGFSRAERTSTALINQTIELGGKRRARLDVASYGREAANASLDEQGAAVRADVIAAFYGLLAAQRQLQVTEESAAIAARSADLAGRRAQAGKVSPVEATKAQVAAAGVQIEVVTARGRVEVAREKLNAVMGEARNDRLAVRGDLETVPPVEPLSALTAQLDDAPLARVARAEMLRSNAAISLERARRIPDVTVSAGVKRVTTGGVPDNQAVVGVSIPIPLFNTNKGALLEATHKAERANADLDRERTRLRLELTQAYANFEAAEQEAQRLKSDILPAARLALDAMSRGYELGKFSFLDVLDAQRTLFQGQSQYVRALAGAHAARADIGRLVGTPLAAVAQ; this comes from the coding sequence ATGCTCAAGCTCAATCTCGTCGCGGCCATCGTCTTCGTGATGGTCGCGACGGCTCATGCTCAGCCATCGCTGACGCCGGGGCCGGGCGCCGCTGCCGCCAGCAGCGCGACGCCGATCGGCGCTCCTCCATCCGATACGCTCCCCGCATCGTCATTGACGCTCTCCGATGCGCTCGCGGTCGCGGCGCGGAACAATCCGGCGCTGCGCGGCGCGCGCGCCGACGTCGATGCGTCGGCCGGCGCGCTGATGCAGGCCGGCGCGCGGCCGAACCCCGAAGTGTCGTTCCTGCAGGAAGGCTTCAGCCGCGCCGAACGCACGTCCACCGCGTTGATCAACCAGACCATCGAACTGGGCGGCAAGCGCCGCGCGCGGCTCGACGTGGCGTCGTACGGCCGCGAGGCGGCCAACGCGTCGCTCGACGAGCAGGGCGCGGCCGTGCGCGCCGACGTGATCGCCGCGTTCTACGGGCTGCTCGCCGCGCAGCGCCAGCTTCAGGTGACCGAGGAATCGGCCGCGATCGCCGCGCGCTCGGCGGATCTCGCGGGGCGTCGCGCGCAGGCCGGCAAGGTGTCGCCGGTCGAGGCGACCAAGGCCCAGGTGGCGGCGGCCGGCGTGCAGATCGAAGTCGTGACCGCGCGCGGCCGTGTCGAGGTCGCGCGCGAAAAGCTGAACGCGGTGATGGGCGAGGCGCGCAACGACCGCCTCGCGGTGCGCGGCGACCTGGAAACCGTGCCGCCGGTCGAGCCGTTGTCCGCGCTGACCGCGCAACTCGACGATGCGCCGCTCGCGCGGGTTGCGCGCGCCGAGATGCTGCGCTCGAACGCGGCCATATCGCTCGAACGCGCGCGGCGCATTCCGGACGTGACGGTCAGCGCGGGCGTGAAGCGCGTGACCACGGGCGGCGTGCCCGACAACCAGGCCGTGGTCGGCGTATCGATCCCGATTCCGCTGTTCAACACGAACAAGGGCGCGCTGCTCGAGGCGACGCACAAGGCCGAGCGCGCGAACGCCGATCTCGATCGCGAACGCACGCGCCTGCGACTGGAACTGACGCAGGCATACGCGAATTTCGAGGCCGCGGAGCAGGAAGCGCAGCGGCTGAAGTCCGACATCCTGCCGGCCGCGCGCCTTGCGCTCGATGCGATGTCGCGCGGCTACGAACTCGGGAAGTTCAGCTTCCTCGATGTGCTCGACGCGCAGCGCACGCTGTTCCAGGGGCAGTCGCAATACGTGCGTGCGCTCGCCGGCGCCCATGCGGCCCGCGCCGATATCGGCCGGCTCGTCGGCACGCCGCTCGCGGCCGTCGCGCAATGA
- a CDS encoding efflux RND transporter periplasmic adaptor subunit translates to MSRSRIFVIAAAVLGGAGIVIGELAVTRGGSSASAPPVADAAQPAEGAGARGGVVLKRGKLSVEIVMTEKPGDARLVVYPFVDGKPVDKGVTVSGTLVRYDRTHEPLRFDAAGQKFVSAQSIAKPHVFDATIDVKAGNDAASFPFARADGAIALTDAQLATSRIALAKVGPAQIATPFQLPGEIKFNEDRTAHVVPRVAGIVEQVSVSLGQNVAKGQVLAVIASTDLADRRSELLTAERRLSGARATYERERTLWKERISAEQDYQQAQVQLREAEIAVQNARQKLAALNAPVGAGALNRYELRAPFAGTIVEKHATPGEAIAADASMFVISDLSTVWAEMAVPAQRLNDVRVGRDATVSATAFESRSSGPIAYVGSLLGEQTRTAPARVVLPNPDRVWRPGMFVNVSVDAGRQGVPIAVASDALQDVDGAPSVFVRSPKGFVAQAVETGRRDERATEVLKGLEPGQEYAASNSFVLKAELGKGSAEHE, encoded by the coding sequence ATGTCACGCAGCAGAATCTTCGTTATTGCGGCGGCCGTGCTCGGCGGCGCAGGGATCGTGATCGGCGAGCTCGCCGTCACGCGGGGCGGCAGCAGCGCATCGGCGCCGCCGGTCGCCGATGCCGCGCAGCCGGCCGAGGGCGCAGGTGCGCGCGGCGGTGTCGTGCTGAAGCGCGGCAAGCTGTCCGTCGAGATCGTGATGACGGAAAAGCCTGGCGACGCGCGGCTCGTCGTCTATCCGTTCGTCGACGGCAAGCCGGTGGACAAGGGCGTGACCGTGTCCGGCACGCTGGTGCGGTACGACCGCACGCACGAGCCGTTGCGGTTCGACGCGGCCGGCCAGAAGTTCGTGTCCGCGCAGTCGATCGCGAAGCCGCACGTGTTCGATGCGACGATCGACGTAAAGGCCGGCAACGACGCCGCGTCGTTCCCGTTCGCACGCGCCGACGGCGCGATCGCGCTGACCGACGCGCAACTGGCGACGTCGAGGATCGCGCTCGCGAAAGTCGGCCCCGCGCAGATCGCGACGCCGTTCCAGCTTCCCGGCGAAATCAAGTTCAACGAGGATCGCACCGCGCACGTGGTGCCGCGCGTGGCCGGCATCGTCGAGCAGGTGTCGGTGTCGCTCGGCCAGAACGTCGCGAAAGGGCAGGTGCTCGCCGTGATCGCGAGCACCGATCTGGCCGACCGGCGCAGCGAATTGCTGACGGCCGAGCGCCGGCTGTCGGGTGCGCGCGCAACCTACGAACGCGAACGCACGCTGTGGAAGGAGCGCATTTCGGCCGAGCAGGATTACCAGCAGGCGCAGGTGCAGTTGCGCGAGGCCGAGATCGCCGTGCAGAACGCACGGCAGAAGCTCGCCGCGCTGAATGCGCCGGTCGGCGCGGGTGCGCTGAACCGTTATGAACTGCGCGCGCCGTTCGCGGGCACGATCGTCGAGAAGCATGCGACGCCCGGCGAGGCGATTGCCGCCGACGCGAGCATGTTCGTGATCTCCGACCTGTCGACCGTGTGGGCCGAGATGGCGGTGCCCGCGCAGCGGCTCAACGACGTGCGCGTCGGTCGCGATGCCACGGTGAGCGCGACCGCGTTCGAATCGCGTTCGAGCGGCCCGATCGCTTACGTGGGGTCGCTGCTCGGCGAGCAGACGCGCACCGCGCCGGCGCGTGTCGTGCTGCCGAACCCGGATCGCGTGTGGCGCCCGGGAATGTTCGTGAACGTGTCGGTCGACGCGGGCAGGCAGGGCGTGCCGATCGCGGTCGCGAGCGACGCGCTGCAGGACGTCGACGGTGCGCCGTCGGTGTTCGTGCGCTCGCCGAAGGGCTTCGTCGCGCAGGCCGTCGAAACGGGGCGGCGCGACGAACGCGCGACCGAGGTCCTCAAGGGGCTCGAGCCCGGCCAGGAATACGCGGCGTCGAACAGCTTCGTGCTGAAGGCGGAGCTCGGCAAGGGGAGCGCGGAACATGAATGA
- a CDS encoding efflux RND transporter permease subunit has protein sequence MFERLIRFAIAHRWLVMLAIAAVAALGVFSYQRLPIDAVPDITNVQVQINTSAPGYSPLEAEQRITYPVETVMAGLPGLEQTRSISRYGLSQVTVIFKDGTDIYFARQLVNERIQEAKDKLPAGIAPAMGPTSTGLGEIYLWTVEADANARKPDGTRYTAADLRELQDWVVRPQLRNVRGVTEVNSIGGYVKEYRVAPNPAKLMSYGLTLADVVRALERNNDNVGAGYIEKRGEQYLVRVPGQARTVDDIANIVLTNVGGVPVRMKDVGVVDIGRELRTGAATSNGEEVVLGTVFMLMGENSRTVSKAVAAKMEDVNRTLPAGVRAIPVYDRTVLVEKAVATVKKNLLEGAVLVIAVLFLFLGNIRAALITALVIPLSMLMTFTGMVNAKVSANLMSLGALDFGIIVDGAVVIVENCVRRLAHAQAAAGRPLTRDERFAEVFGASQEARRALIFGQLIIMVVYLPIFALTGVEGKMFHPMAITVVMALAAAMVLTVTFIPAAVALFIGERVEEKENRLMGWARRAYEPVLAAFMTRPARVMIGAGAIVLVTLGLATRLGSEFIPSLNEGDLAVSALRIPGTSLSQSVEMQKSIEKTLKARFPEIERVFARTGTAEIAADPMPPNLSDGYIMLKPADTWPNPKKPRDQLVREIEEALAELPGNAYEFSQPIQLRFNELISGVRSDVAVKIFGDDMAVLNQTGEQIAAALQKVPGASEVKVEQTTGLPVLTVNLDRDKLARYGVSVADLQDSVAAAVGGQKAGTLFQGDRRFDIVVRLPDELRSDIEAIKRLPIALPAPAAGASAPLAAAPYVPLAELATIDVAPGPNQISREDGKRRVVVSANVRGRDVGSFVADAREQLQQDVRVPAGYWVSWGGQFEQLQSASERLKLVVPLALFMVFVLLFVMFNNVKDGLLVFTGIPFALSGGVVSLWLRGIPLSITAAVGFIALSGVAVLNGLVMISFIRNLRDEGMPLDAAVHDGALTRLRPVLMTALVASLGFLPMAFATGTGAEVQRPLATVVIGGILSSTALTLLVLPVLYRVSHAVSWRAALRGGFGAGVLRRLGFFKGNA, from the coding sequence ATGTTTGAGCGCCTGATCCGCTTTGCGATTGCGCATCGCTGGCTGGTGATGCTGGCGATCGCGGCCGTGGCCGCGCTCGGCGTGTTCAGCTACCAGCGGCTGCCGATCGACGCGGTGCCCGACATCACGAACGTGCAGGTGCAGATCAACACGTCCGCGCCCGGCTACTCGCCGCTGGAGGCCGAGCAGCGCATCACCTATCCGGTCGAGACCGTGATGGCCGGGCTGCCGGGGCTGGAGCAGACGCGCTCGATCTCGCGCTACGGGCTGTCGCAGGTCACCGTGATCTTCAAGGACGGCACCGACATCTACTTCGCGCGGCAGCTCGTCAACGAGCGCATCCAGGAAGCGAAGGACAAGCTGCCAGCCGGCATCGCGCCCGCGATGGGGCCGACGTCGACCGGCCTCGGCGAGATCTACCTGTGGACCGTCGAGGCCGACGCCAACGCGCGCAAACCCGACGGCACGCGCTATACGGCGGCCGATCTGCGCGAGCTGCAGGACTGGGTCGTGCGGCCGCAACTGCGCAACGTGCGCGGCGTGACCGAGGTCAACTCGATCGGCGGCTACGTGAAGGAATACCGCGTCGCGCCGAATCCGGCGAAGCTGATGTCGTACGGGCTGACGCTTGCCGACGTCGTGCGCGCGCTCGAGCGCAACAACGACAACGTCGGCGCCGGCTACATCGAGAAGCGCGGCGAGCAGTATCTGGTGCGCGTGCCGGGCCAGGCGCGCACCGTCGACGACATCGCGAACATCGTGCTGACCAACGTCGGCGGCGTGCCGGTGCGGATGAAGGACGTCGGCGTGGTCGACATCGGCCGCGAACTGCGCACCGGCGCCGCGACGTCGAACGGCGAGGAAGTCGTGCTCGGCACGGTCTTCATGCTGATGGGCGAGAACAGCCGGACGGTGTCGAAGGCCGTCGCCGCGAAGATGGAGGACGTGAACCGCACGCTGCCGGCCGGCGTGAGGGCGATTCCGGTGTACGACCGCACGGTGCTGGTCGAGAAGGCCGTCGCCACCGTGAAGAAGAACCTGCTCGAAGGCGCGGTGCTCGTGATCGCCGTGCTGTTCCTGTTCCTTGGCAACATCCGCGCGGCGCTGATCACCGCGCTCGTGATTCCGCTGTCGATGCTGATGACCTTCACCGGGATGGTCAACGCGAAGGTGAGCGCGAACCTGATGAGCCTCGGCGCGCTCGACTTCGGGATCATCGTCGACGGCGCGGTGGTGATCGTCGAGAACTGCGTGCGGCGGCTTGCGCATGCGCAAGCCGCAGCCGGGCGGCCGCTCACGCGCGACGAGCGCTTTGCCGAAGTGTTCGGCGCATCGCAGGAGGCGCGCCGCGCGCTGATCTTCGGGCAACTGATCATCATGGTCGTGTATCTGCCGATCTTTGCGCTGACCGGCGTCGAAGGCAAGATGTTCCACCCGATGGCGATTACCGTCGTGATGGCGCTCGCCGCCGCGATGGTGCTGACCGTCACGTTCATTCCGGCGGCCGTCGCGTTGTTCATCGGCGAGCGGGTCGAGGAGAAGGAAAACCGGTTGATGGGCTGGGCGCGGCGTGCGTACGAACCGGTGCTCGCCGCGTTCATGACGCGCCCGGCGCGCGTGATGATCGGGGCGGGCGCGATCGTGCTGGTCACGCTCGGGCTCGCGACGCGGCTCGGCAGCGAGTTCATTCCGAGCCTGAACGAGGGCGATCTGGCCGTGTCCGCGCTGCGGATTCCCGGCACGAGCCTGTCGCAATCGGTCGAGATGCAGAAGTCGATCGAGAAGACGCTGAAGGCGCGCTTTCCCGAGATCGAGCGCGTGTTCGCGCGCACCGGCACGGCCGAGATCGCGGCCGACCCGATGCCGCCGAACCTGTCGGACGGCTACATCATGCTGAAGCCCGCCGACACGTGGCCCAACCCGAAGAAGCCGCGCGACCAGCTCGTGCGCGAGATCGAGGAAGCGCTCGCCGAGCTGCCGGGCAACGCGTACGAGTTCTCGCAGCCGATCCAGCTGCGCTTCAACGAACTGATTTCGGGCGTGCGCAGCGACGTCGCCGTGAAGATCTTCGGCGACGACATGGCCGTGCTGAACCAGACCGGCGAGCAGATCGCGGCCGCGTTGCAGAAGGTGCCGGGCGCGTCGGAGGTGAAGGTCGAGCAGACCACGGGCCTGCCGGTGCTGACCGTCAACCTCGATCGCGACAAGCTCGCGCGCTACGGCGTGAGCGTGGCCGACCTGCAGGACTCGGTGGCCGCGGCCGTCGGCGGGCAGAAGGCCGGCACGCTGTTCCAGGGCGACCGCCGCTTCGACATCGTCGTGCGGCTGCCCGACGAACTGCGCTCCGACATCGAGGCGATCAAGCGGCTGCCGATCGCGCTTCCCGCGCCGGCCGCCGGCGCCAGCGCGCCGCTCGCGGCGGCGCCGTACGTGCCGCTCGCGGAGCTCGCGACGATCGACGTGGCGCCCGGCCCGAACCAGATCAGCCGCGAGGACGGCAAGCGGCGGGTGGTCGTCAGCGCGAACGTGCGCGGCCGCGACGTCGGCTCGTTCGTCGCCGATGCGCGCGAGCAGTTGCAGCAGGACGTGCGCGTGCCGGCCGGGTACTGGGTGTCGTGGGGCGGGCAGTTCGAGCAGTTGCAAAGCGCGAGCGAGCGCCTGAAGCTCGTCGTGCCGCTCGCGCTGTTCATGGTGTTCGTGCTGCTGTTCGTGATGTTCAACAACGTGAAGGACGGGCTGCTGGTGTTTACCGGTATTCCGTTCGCGCTGAGCGGCGGTGTCGTGTCGCTGTGGCTGCGCGGGATTCCGCTGTCGATCACGGCGGCGGTCGGCTTCATCGCGCTGTCGGGCGTCGCCGTGCTCAACGGTCTGGTGATGATCTCGTTCATCCGCAACCTGCGCGACGAAGGCATGCCGCTCGACGCCGCGGTGCACGACGGCGCGCTCACGCGGCTGCGCCCGGTGCTGATGACCGCGCTGGTCGCGTCACTCGGCTTCCTGCCGATGGCGTTCGCGACCGGCACCGGCGCCGAGGTGCAGCGCCCGCTTGCGACGGTCGTGATCGGCGGTATCCTGTCGTCCACGGCGCTGACGCTGCTGGTGCTGCCGGTGCTGTACCGGGTCAGCCATGCGGTGTCGTGGCGCGCGGCGTTGCGCGGCGGCTTCGGCGCGGGCGTGCTGCGCCGGCTGGGTTTTTTCAAGGGTAATGCGTGA
- the irlR gene encoding heavy metal response regulator transcription factor IrlR: protein MRILIVEDEPKTGAYLRKGLTEAGYVVDWVEDGITGQHQAETEEYDLLVLDVMLPGQDGWTLLQNLRRSKSTPVLFLTARDDVGDRVKGLELGADDYLAKPFDFVELTARIKSILRRGQPRDSNMLRVADLELDLTRRKATRQGDTILLTAKEFALLWLLMRREGEILPRATIASQVWDMNFNSDTNVVDSAIRRLRSKIDDAYEPKLIHTVRGMGYVLEARGGAAA, encoded by the coding sequence ATGCGAATTCTGATTGTCGAGGATGAACCGAAGACGGGCGCGTATCTGCGCAAGGGCCTGACCGAGGCCGGCTACGTCGTCGACTGGGTCGAGGACGGCATCACGGGCCAGCACCAGGCCGAAACGGAGGAGTACGACCTGCTCGTGCTCGACGTGATGCTGCCCGGGCAGGACGGCTGGACACTGCTGCAGAACCTGCGGCGCAGCAAATCGACGCCCGTGCTGTTCCTCACCGCGCGCGACGACGTCGGCGATCGCGTGAAGGGGCTCGAGCTCGGCGCGGACGACTATCTCGCGAAGCCGTTCGACTTCGTCGAGCTGACCGCGCGCATCAAGTCGATCCTGCGGCGCGGCCAGCCGCGCGATTCGAACATGCTGCGCGTGGCCGATCTCGAACTCGACCTGACCCGCCGCAAGGCCACGCGGCAGGGCGACACGATCCTGCTGACCGCGAAGGAGTTCGCGCTGCTGTGGCTGCTGATGCGCCGCGAAGGGGAGATCCTGCCGCGCGCGACGATCGCGTCGCAGGTATGGGACATGAACTTCAACAGCGACACGAACGTCGTCGATTCGGCGATCCGCCGGCTGCGCTCGAAGATCGACGACGCGTACGAACCGAAGCTGATCCACACGGTGCGCGGCATGGGCTACGTGCTCGAAGCGCGCGGCGGCGCGGCCGCATGA
- a CDS encoding heavy metal sensor histidine kinase: MIARLLPRTLRGRLTALIILSTSVILASSGVALYEALSNRVETTAAEQMAGISAALGAHLAEARTTTDVARNTDIWVDQLHGHPNMDLAIFDAAGTRLVGTPGFRPYAPLMSTSAGRVPVGIAPPGARHQYLLTTVPLAGAGAPVVRVAVQYDRSADVLLLRTHAYTIVVIEVFGVVLAAAIAYGIAALGLSPLRRFAARAEQMSSSRLAHPLPELDTSGELKELEHAFNGMLARLNESFTRLSQFSSNLAHDMRTPLTNLQAAAQVVLSQPRSADEYRSVIESSIDEYQRLSRMIEDMLFLARSEQAGTSIGVRRLNAAEEAERVAGYYEPLAEDEGVTVKVDGHAWVDADLTLYQRALSNLLSNALTYAPRGSVVTIDCVEQGGATTIAVSDTGPGIDAEHVGRIFERFYRVDPSRHNSASGTGLGLAIVRSIMDNHGGECGVDSEPGRRTTFWLRFPRRPAEPKRPAAIGT; this comes from the coding sequence ATGATCGCGCGCCTGCTGCCGCGAACGCTGCGCGGCCGGCTGACCGCGCTGATCATCCTGTCGACGTCGGTGATCCTCGCGTCGAGCGGCGTCGCATTGTACGAAGCGCTGAGCAACCGTGTCGAAACGACGGCAGCCGAGCAGATGGCCGGTATTTCCGCCGCATTGGGCGCGCACCTGGCCGAGGCGCGCACGACGACCGACGTCGCGCGCAACACCGATATCTGGGTCGACCAGTTGCACGGTCATCCGAACATGGATCTCGCGATCTTCGATGCCGCCGGTACGCGCCTCGTCGGCACGCCCGGCTTCCGTCCGTACGCGCCGCTGATGTCGACGAGTGCCGGGCGCGTGCCGGTCGGCATCGCCCCGCCCGGCGCAAGACACCAGTATCTGCTGACGACCGTGCCGCTCGCCGGCGCGGGTGCGCCCGTGGTGCGCGTCGCCGTGCAGTACGACCGCAGCGCCGACGTGCTGCTGTTGCGCACGCATGCCTATACGATCGTCGTGATCGAGGTGTTCGGCGTGGTGCTCGCGGCCGCGATCGCATACGGCATCGCGGCGCTCGGGCTGAGCCCGTTGCGCCGGTTCGCGGCGCGTGCCGAACAGATGTCGTCGAGCCGGCTCGCGCATCCGCTGCCGGAACTCGATACGTCCGGCGAGCTGAAGGAGCTCGAGCATGCGTTCAACGGCATGCTCGCGCGGCTGAACGAATCGTTCACGCGGCTGAGCCAGTTCTCGTCGAATCTCGCGCACGACATGCGCACGCCGCTGACCAACCTGCAGGCGGCCGCGCAGGTCGTGCTGTCGCAACCGCGCAGTGCGGACGAATACCGGAGCGTGATCGAGTCGAGCATCGACGAATACCAGCGGCTGTCGCGGATGATCGAGGACATGCTGTTTCTCGCGCGTTCGGAACAGGCCGGCACGTCGATCGGGGTGCGGCGCCTGAATGCGGCGGAGGAGGCGGAGCGGGTGGCCGGCTACTACGAGCCGCTGGCGGAAGATGAAGGCGTGACCGTGAAGGTCGACGGCCACGCATGGGTCGATGCGGACCTGACGCTGTATCAGCGCGCGTTGAGCAACCTGCTGTCGAATGCGCTGACCTATGCGCCGCGCGGCAGCGTCGTGACGATCGATTGCGTCGAGCAGGGCGGTGCGACGACGATCGCCGTGTCCGATACGGGGCCCGGCATTGACGCCGAGCATGTCGGGCGGATTTTCGAGCGCTTTTATCGCGTCGATCCGTCGCGGCACAATTCGGCGTCGGGTACGGGGCTCGGCCTCGCGATCGTCCGGTCGATCATGGACAATCACGGCGGCGAATGCGGCGTCGATAGCGAGCCGGGCCGCCGCACGACTTTCTGGCTGCGCTTTCCGCGACGGCCGGCCGAGCCGAAACGGCCGGCCGCCATCGGCACCTGA
- a CDS encoding DUF4148 domain-containing protein has product MKTAKLAALVVTATLSLGMATQAAFAQTQTQGKSRTQVVNELKQAQHDGVVPISKTQYPPTGEIVARNKELHGISVHGGEKKPQTDNHDNLTAKQ; this is encoded by the coding sequence ATGAAAACGGCAAAACTCGCAGCACTGGTCGTCACCGCCACGCTGTCGCTCGGCATGGCCACGCAGGCCGCGTTCGCCCAAACGCAAACGCAGGGCAAGTCCCGCACGCAGGTGGTCAACGAACTGAAGCAGGCGCAGCACGACGGCGTCGTGCCGATCAGCAAGACGCAGTACCCGCCGACCGGCGAGATCGTCGCGCGCAACAAGGAGCTTCACGGGATTTCGGTGCATGGCGGCGAGAAGAAGCCGCAGACCGACAACCACGACAACCTGACCGCGAAGCAATGA